From one Mytilus trossulus isolate FHL-02 chromosome 10, PNRI_Mtr1.1.1.hap1, whole genome shotgun sequence genomic stretch:
- the LOC134688474 gene encoding uncharacterized protein LOC134688474 codes for MVNPGGPIEICFSFDATCSMYDYIDEVKGKVQDLIQRLQADIPGIRIAVFAHGDYGSPTYVTKHIDFTTDVAELCNWVKNVKESRGGDWDECYELVLQEVQSLSWTPGSKRALVMIGDADPHEPGFRCGGKTYNIDWRAETYKLLMMNVTIYGVKCGDDDSSTEFFNKVAEATNGKFLTLKDFTNIFDLMMAICYREHDETLLQNYETEVRARGTTVHKDLEALFGNLRHTETDDMETAPSTPARLVKIPSLTKPSSPLKTSTKPTVKPRRNSRTTRFISKHERMMSRRNEERLEKYKLKNLPKLKRENVTETNFMLNDAPWSRWQLAITPESPEGEESHLWQKRRGDLTGYRRTEICNGQYQKPALYEFAVQTHEHCKRYVVYCKCNKGFTLDKGSWESKLLNNTDVRNEVEDVLKKGCRIFVRHFPLRKTSATTNKMADLGHYDYAWRCQRRERVSPRQLQVLT; via the exons ATGGTTAACCCTGGAGGACCAATAGAAATTTGTTTCTCCTTTGATGCAACCTGTTCTATGTATGACTACATTGACGAAGTAAAAGGAAAAGTTCAAGACTTAATACAACGTTTGCAAGCAGACATTCCTGGAATCAGAATAGCAGTGTTTGCGCATGGTGATTATGGCTCTCCCACTTATGTCACAAAACACATTGATTTTACAACAGACGTGGCAGAGCTGTGTAACTGGGTAAAGAATGTAAAAGAGAGCAGAGGCGGCGACTGGGATGAATGTTATGAACTCGTATTACAAGAAGTTCAGTCGTTGTCATGGACACCAGGATCAAAACGAGCATTGGTTATGATAGGGGATGCAGACCCCCATGAACCGGGATTTAGGTGTGGCGGGAAAACTTATAACATAGACTGGCGAGCCGAAACATATAAACTTTTAATGATG AATGTGACTATCTATGGAGTTAAATGTGGAGATGATGATTCATCAACAGAATTTTTCAACAAGGTCGCCGAGGCAACTAACGGAAAGTTCCTTACATTGAAAGACTTTACTAACATATTTGATCTAATGATGGCTATATGTTACAGAGAACACGATGAAACTCTTCTGCAG AATTATGAAACAGAAGTAAGAGCAAGAGGAACAACAGTTCATAAAGATTTAGAAGCCTTGTTTGGCAATCTACGACATACCGAAACAGATGACATGGAAACCGCACCGTCAACACCAGCTCGTTTGGTAAAAATACCATCACTGACAAAACCATCATCACCACTGAAAACAAGTACCAAGCCAACAGTCAAACCACGTAGGAATTCAAGAACAACACGGTTTATATCTAAACATGAACGAATGATGAGTAGAAGAAACGAGGAACGACTCGAAAAATACAAG ttaaaaaatcTGCCAAAGCTGAAAAGAGAAAACGTAACAGAGACAAATTTTATGCTTAATGATGCCCCATGGTCAAGATGGCAATTAGCAATCACACCCGAATCTCCAGAAGGAGAAGAATCTCATTTATGGCAAAAACGTAGAGGTGACTTGACAGGATATCGTAGAACAGAAATATGTAATGGACAATATCAGAAACCAGCACTGTATGAATTCGCTGTTCAAACGCATGAACATTGTAAACGATATGTTGTATATTGTAAGTGTAACAAGGGGTTCACTTTggataaaggatcatgggaatcTAAACTGTTAAATAACACAGACGTTAGAAATGAGGTAGAAGATGTTTTAAAGAAAGGTTGTCGTATATTTGTTAGACACTTTCCTTTGAGAAAAACATCTGCGACAACAAACAAGATGGCCGATCTTGGGCACTATGACTACGCATGGAGATGTCAAAGGAGGGAGAGAGTATCCCCACGTCAACTACAAGTACTGACGTAA